AAGATTTTACAGATAGCGAGATGGCAATAGAAGAAGGAATTAAAATAGGTGGAGACAATTTAATTCTTTTAGGTTTTACGGGAAGCAGGATGGATCATATGCTTGGAAATCTAGGACTTCTAAATAAATGTTTGAAAAAAGGTGTTAAAGCAGTAATAAAAGATGAGAATAACGAAATATGTATTTTTGATAAATCTTTTAAAATAGAAGGAGAAAAAAAATCTATTTTTTCACTACAAGCATATTGTGATGAAGTTGAAAATTTAACAATAGAAGGTGGAAAATATCCACTTAATAATTACAATTTAAAATTGGGTGATTCTAGAACTGTATCTAATGAATTTTTAGATGGACAAGTTAATGTAAGTTTCTCTAAAGGAAAAGTATTATTAATATTATCAAAAGACTAGGGTAAAACCTAGTTTTTTTTTATTACTTAATCAACAAAGTGTATGTAAAAACATATACTGATATTAGAATATTTTGGGGGGATAGTAATTGTGTTTTTAAAAAAGGTAAAGAAAAAGATAGGTCTTATATTAGCCTGTACTGGAGCGGGCATAGTTTTAGCAGTTATTGTCCCTATATGGGGATGGTTAATTCTAGTAGGGGGAGGTCTTATTTATTGCGGATGGTTTTTAACCAAGCACTGTGATTAAGGGGGGGATATTATGAAAATGATAGTTATAAAGTTACCTAAATTTTTATCTCGTATTCTAAGAATTTTTGTAAAAAAATAAAAAATGCAATTGTGCTACAACTGCATTTTTATTTTATTTAACATAAATATGTTATATTAAATAGCACGTTGAACTTTGCCTGAACGTAGGCATCTAGTACAAACATTTATAGTTTTTGGTGTGCCAGATACTATTGCTCTCACTCTTTTAACATTTGGCGCCCAACTTCTCTTTGTTTGACGATGTGAGTGACTATATTGAACTCCTGAAATAACGCCTTTACCACAGATTTCACACTTTCTTGCCATTGAATACACCTCCCTGTATGATAAAAAAGATTATATCCTTTATGCTAACTCAATTAACATAAATCATTTTACCATAGTTTATATCTATATTTCAAGGGGCAAAATATAAATTGATTTATGTTCTAGAATAAACTTGAATAAATTTAGTATTTAATATAAAATAGATTATATGGTATTAATAAGGAGGAATTTACATGAAAGGAAGCATTACCAATAAAAATGGAGCAATTTATTATTCTGATGAAGTCTTATCTAACATAATTGGACTTTCCACTATGGAGTGTTATGGTGTAGTAGGTATGGCTTCTAAAAATTCCACTGATGGATTTTGGGAACTATTGAAAAAAGAAAATTTAAGTAAAGGCGTAAGGATTAATGCAAAAGAAAGTGAATTGGCAATAGAGTTATATATAATTGTGGAGTATGGAACTAAAATATCAGTTATAGCTAATAATATTATACAAAAAATAAAATATAATATTGAGAAATTTACAGGACTAAAGGTTACTAGCATTACAGTAAATGTGCAAGGTGTAAGAGTCTAAGAGGAGGTACTTTAAGTTGGAACACTTATATATAGATGGACGTAATTTTTATAATATGATTATCAATGCATCTAATAAATTAGAAGAACAGAAAGAATTTGTAAATTCACTAAATGTTTTCCCAGTGCCAGATGGAGATACAGGCACTAATATGTCTATGACTTTAAAAACAGCAGTTTCTGAAATTGAAGAATTAAAGGATAGCTCTTTAGATAGTATAGCTAAAAAGTTATCTAAAGGGGCTTTAATGGGAGCGAGAGGAAATTCAGGTGTTATATTTTCTCAAATAGTTAGAGGTATTTCTAAGGGTATGGAAGGAAAAAAACAAATTAATGCTAAAGATTTCGGAAATAGCTTGGTAGAAGGTTCAAAATTCGCCTATAAAGCTGTTATGAGACCTACAGAAGGAACTATATTAACTATAATAAGAGCTGCAGGTGAAAGTGCTTCCAGATCTTCAAGTAATGATATAGTAAAATTATTGGAAGAGGTATGCAATTATAGTGAAGAAGTATTAAATAAAACTCCAGAAATGCTTCCTGCTTTAAAAGAAGCAAAAGTTGTAGATGCAGGTGGAATGGGACTTCTAATAATATTAAAAGCTATGAAAGAAGCGTTAGAATCTAAGGAAGATTACTCCATAACTAAGGGTACTGCTGATGCAAAAACTGCAAAATCCGCTATAAATACTATAAGTACGGAAAATATTAAATTTGGATATTGTACAGAGTTTTTTGTGGTATCAGATAACATAGATGTAGAAAGATTTAAACATGACTTAGAGAATCATGGTGATTCCATGGTAGTGGTTGGATTAGATGATGTTGTAAAAGTACATATTCATACTAATGATCCAGGGCTTATATTATCTAAAGCACTGAAATTAGGAGAATTATCAAAAATTAAAATAGAAAATATGAGAGAACAGCATAGACATATTTTAGTTAAAGATGATGAGATACCTAGCGAAACAACTTCAACTGATTTAGAATTTAAGAAATATGCTTTTGTACCTGTAGCTATGGGCGAAGGCATAACAAATATATTTAGGGATTTAGGAGCTGACTATGTAATAGAAGGTGGTCAGACTATGAATCCAAGTACTCAAGATATATTAGAAAGCATTAATAAGATCAATGCTGAGAGTATTTTCATATTGCCAAATAATAAGAATATAATTATGTCAGCTAACCAAGCAGCAGAACTTTCAGAGAAGAAAGTATATGTTATACCAACTAAAACTATACCTCAGGGAATTTCAGCTATAACAGTATTCAATAGTGAACTAGAAGCGGAAGAAAATATAGAAAGTATGAATGAAGCTATAAAAAATGTTAAAACGGGTAAAGTAACTTATGCAGTAAGAGACACAGAAAATGAAGGAAAAGTAATTAAACAAGGAGATATATTAGGGTTAGTTGAGGATAAAATAGAAGAAGTAGGTAGTGATGTATATAGAGTATGTGAGGAAGTTGTATCAAGAATAATGGATGAAGATAAAGAACTTCTTACAGTACTTTATGGAAGAGATGCTGATAATGAAACAGTAGAAAAGCTAGTAGAGCGAATAGAAGAAAAATATCCAGATGTTGATATTCAAAGTTATAGTGGAAAACAACCATTGTATTATTTTATAATTTCTGCTGAATAAAAAAAGCCTTCGGGCTTTTTTTTACATTATTAAAATATGGAGTGAAAAACATGAGCATATATGATGATGTAGGGAAAATTAAAGGTGTAGGAGAAAAGACAAAAGATATGTTTGCTCAATGTGGTATTAAGAGCATATTAGATTTATTGTTATATTTTCCTAGAGATTATGAGGAAGTTAATATAGTAGACAATAATAACTTACTTTTGGGAGAAATAAATATAATTTCATTAGTAGTTTCGGGTGTAGAGAGAGATTATAGAAAAAATAACAAGATTATAACTACTATAATCTTTTATCATAACAATATTAAAATAGTTGCAAAGTGGTTTAATCAGCCATATATGAAGAATAAATTCAAAATAGGACGAAAGTATATTCTAGAGGGTAAATTCGATAAATTTGGGAATAGTATATATACCATAAACCCTAAAATAGTAATAGAAAACAGTGCAAAAGATAAGAGTATAAAGTCTAAATATCATTTGAAGGGAAAAATAAGCGACAATATTTTTAGAAAGACTATTGCTGAAGTTATAAAAAATATAAGAATAAAGGAGAATTTACCTAATTATTTAGTAGAAAAATATTCCTTATGTTCTTTGGACGAAGCCATAAGGAATATACATACTCCATCTAGTAAGTTAATTTTAGAAAAAGCCATAGAGCGGCTTAAATTTCAAGAGATGTTCACTTACTGCTTAAAAGTAAGTGCTCTAAGGGAATATTTAAACAAAAATATAGATGGTATATCATTTCAAATATCACATAACCTTAAAGAATTAAATAAAAGTTTGCCTTTTGAACTAACTAATGCCCAAAGCACGGTGATAAAAGAAATATTAAAAGATCAAGAGAGCAGTTTGCCTATGAATAGGTTGATTCAAGGAGACGTAGGAAGTGGAAAAACAATTGTTGCTATTATTGCACTTTTTAATGTTATAGAAAATGGATATCAAGTAGCTTTTATGGCACCTACAGAAATATTGGCACAGCAGCACTATAATGAGGTGTGTAAAATTTTAGATAAGTTTAAAGTAAAAGTTGATATTTTAACAAGTAGTGTACCTAAAAAGAAAAAAGAAGAGATAAAAGAAAAATTAGCTAAGGGTGAAAGTCAAATAATAGTAGGTACTCATTCACTAATACAGGAGGATGTACAGTTTAAAAATATAGGTTTAGTTATAGTGGATGAACAACATAGATTTGGGGTACTTCAAAGGAATAAATTAAATAGTAAAGGTAAAAATATAGATGTGATGGTAATGAGTGCTACGCCCATTCCTAGAACATTAAGTTTAGCTTTATATGGGGATTTGAACATATCTACTATAGATAAGTTACCCCCAGGAAGACAAAAGATAGAAACCTATGCTGTAAATAAGAATTATAGAGAAAGAGTGTATAAATTTGCCCTAAAGCAAGTCAAACAGGGAAGGCAAGTTTATATAGTGTGTCCATTGGTTGAGAAAAACGAAACTATGAATTTAGCTTCTGTGGAGGGTATGCACGAGGAATTAAAGGAAAAATATTTTAATGGAATTTCACTAGGTATATTACATGGCAAAATGAACAATAAGGAAAAAGAAAAAATAATGGGCGATTTTAAAGAAGGACGTATAAGTATCCTTATATGCACCACGGTAGTTGAAGTAGGAGTTAATGTTCCAAATGCTACTTTAATGATAATAGAAAATGCTGAACGCTATGGACTGGCACAACTTCATCAACTTAGGGGAAGAGTAGGAAGAGGTGAACATCAATCCTATTGTGTACTAATTGCAGAAGGTAAAGGACAAAAAATTAAAAAACGTATGGATATTATGAAAAATAGTAATGATGGTTTTTATATTGCGGAAGAGGATTTGAAAATAAGAGGAAGTGGAGAAATATTTGGTTTAAGGCAGCATGGTGAAAATGGATTTATAATAAGTGATATATTTGAAGACATAGACATATTTAAAAAGGCAGTTTTGGAAGGTAAGAGATTTTCTGAAAGTAAAAAAGCTGAGGATATAGAGTTAAAAGGAAAAATAATTAAAAGTTTAGAGGAAACTTCAAAATATATCTGCTTTAATTAAAGGATTACCTTATGAAAAAATCTTTGTATATAATAGATATATATGCTAAAATATTAGGGAACAACTATAATATTTGACGTAAATAAATAGGAGGTACCTTATGAGAATAATAGCGGGAGAAGCAAAAGGTAGAAAAATTTTATCCCCAGAAGGTATGAATACAAGACCTACATTAGATAGAATTAAAGAATCTATATTTAACATAATACAAACTAGAGTCTATGGATCTATTGCTATAGATGTGTTTGCAGGCACGGGAAGTCTAGGATTAGAAGCAGCAAGTAGAGGTGCTAAAGAATGTTATTTAGTAGATAAACATCCAGTGTCTTTTTCTTTATTAAAGCAAAATGTGGAAAATCTTAAATTTCAAGATAGATGTACTTGTTTAAATATGGATTCCTATGAAGCACTAAAAATGTTAGGAAAAAGAGGAAAAAAATTTGATTTGATGTTTATAGATCCACCCTATAGAAAAGAAATGATTCCTCCAGCTATAGATATAATAGATCAATACCATATGTTGCTTAAAGAGGGGCTTATAGTGTGTAAAATAGATACAATAGAAGAAATTTATCCTGGAGATCATAGGATAGTATTAAAAGGCCATAGAAGGTATGGAAATACTACAGTTTGTTTTTATGCTTACAAGGAGGAAGAAAATGAATAGGGGAGTGT
The DNA window shown above is from Haloimpatiens massiliensis and carries:
- a CDS encoding thiamine diphosphokinase; translated protein: MNILIISGGKPPSTELLKKEVEKCDYIICADSGANCLYENGIFPNMILGDFDSIKYEVLNSFKNAKCKIVTFPREKDFTDSEMAIEEGIKIGGDNLILLGFTGSRMDHMLGNLGLLNKCLKKGVKAVIKDENNEICIFDKSFKIEGEKKSIFSLQAYCDEVENLTIEGGKYPLNNYNLKLGDSRTVSNEFLDGQVNVSFSKGKVLLILSKD
- the rpmB gene encoding 50S ribosomal protein L28, which encodes MARKCEICGKGVISGVQYSHSHRQTKRSWAPNVKRVRAIVSGTPKTINVCTRCLRSGKVQRAI
- a CDS encoding Asp23/Gls24 family envelope stress response protein yields the protein MKGSITNKNGAIYYSDEVLSNIIGLSTMECYGVVGMASKNSTDGFWELLKKENLSKGVRINAKESELAIELYIIVEYGTKISVIANNIIQKIKYNIEKFTGLKVTSITVNVQGVRV
- a CDS encoding DAK2 domain-containing protein, yielding MEHLYIDGRNFYNMIINASNKLEEQKEFVNSLNVFPVPDGDTGTNMSMTLKTAVSEIEELKDSSLDSIAKKLSKGALMGARGNSGVIFSQIVRGISKGMEGKKQINAKDFGNSLVEGSKFAYKAVMRPTEGTILTIIRAAGESASRSSSNDIVKLLEEVCNYSEEVLNKTPEMLPALKEAKVVDAGGMGLLIILKAMKEALESKEDYSITKGTADAKTAKSAINTISTENIKFGYCTEFFVVSDNIDVERFKHDLENHGDSMVVVGLDDVVKVHIHTNDPGLILSKALKLGELSKIKIENMREQHRHILVKDDEIPSETTSTDLEFKKYAFVPVAMGEGITNIFRDLGADYVIEGGQTMNPSTQDILESINKINAESIFILPNNKNIIMSANQAAELSEKKVYVIPTKTIPQGISAITVFNSELEAEENIESMNEAIKNVKTGKVTYAVRDTENEGKVIKQGDILGLVEDKIEEVGSDVYRVCEEVVSRIMDEDKELLTVLYGRDADNETVEKLVERIEEKYPDVDIQSYSGKQPLYYFIISAE
- the recG gene encoding ATP-dependent DNA helicase RecG; the encoded protein is MSIYDDVGKIKGVGEKTKDMFAQCGIKSILDLLLYFPRDYEEVNIVDNNNLLLGEINIISLVVSGVERDYRKNNKIITTIIFYHNNIKIVAKWFNQPYMKNKFKIGRKYILEGKFDKFGNSIYTINPKIVIENSAKDKSIKSKYHLKGKISDNIFRKTIAEVIKNIRIKENLPNYLVEKYSLCSLDEAIRNIHTPSSKLILEKAIERLKFQEMFTYCLKVSALREYLNKNIDGISFQISHNLKELNKSLPFELTNAQSTVIKEILKDQESSLPMNRLIQGDVGSGKTIVAIIALFNVIENGYQVAFMAPTEILAQQHYNEVCKILDKFKVKVDILTSSVPKKKKEEIKEKLAKGESQIIVGTHSLIQEDVQFKNIGLVIVDEQHRFGVLQRNKLNSKGKNIDVMVMSATPIPRTLSLALYGDLNISTIDKLPPGRQKIETYAVNKNYRERVYKFALKQVKQGRQVYIVCPLVEKNETMNLASVEGMHEELKEKYFNGISLGILHGKMNNKEKEKIMGDFKEGRISILICTTVVEVGVNVPNATLMIIENAERYGLAQLHQLRGRVGRGEHQSYCVLIAEGKGQKIKKRMDIMKNSNDGFYIAEEDLKIRGSGEIFGLRQHGENGFIISDIFEDIDIFKKAVLEGKRFSESKKAEDIELKGKIIKSLEETSKYICFN
- the rsmD gene encoding 16S rRNA (guanine(966)-N(2))-methyltransferase RsmD, with the translated sequence MRIIAGEAKGRKILSPEGMNTRPTLDRIKESIFNIIQTRVYGSIAIDVFAGTGSLGLEAASRGAKECYLVDKHPVSFSLLKQNVENLKFQDRCTCLNMDSYEALKMLGKRGKKFDLMFIDPPYRKEMIPPAIDIIDQYHMLLKEGLIVCKIDTIEEIYPGDHRIVLKGHRRYGNTTVCFYAYKEEENE